A stretch of the Methanomassiliicoccales archaeon genome encodes the following:
- the larE gene encoding ATP-dependent sacrificial sulfur transferase LarE, translated as MTTKETKLRLLRETLEKTGSVVIAFSGGVDSTLLLRVASEVLGDRVLAITNISSITPSCDRNNVVEIAEKFGVRLKQINVDPLNDPQYVSNPVDRCYICKRHLFQAIKTIAQEEGFSTVIDGNNADDIISHKWGSKAAREMGVRSPLAEVGLTKEEIRAISREMGLPTAYKPSNACLATRIPFNERITLEKLVMIDKAETVIRDMGVRQVRVRHHGVTARIEVEPDDMEIIVKKRREIVSSFKELGFIYVTMDLEGFRSGSLSIMLDHQNDS; from the coding sequence GTGACAACCAAAGAAACAAAACTGAGATTGTTAAGAGAAACGCTAGAGAAAACTGGGAGTGTCGTGATCGCTTTCTCAGGTGGAGTCGATAGCACACTCCTCTTGAGAGTGGCATCGGAGGTGCTAGGAGATCGTGTATTAGCAATCACGAATATCTCATCAATCACACCTTCTTGCGATAGAAACAATGTCGTCGAAATAGCTGAGAAATTTGGAGTGAGATTGAAACAAATTAATGTTGATCCACTCAATGACCCTCAATATGTTTCAAACCCCGTTGATCGCTGCTATATCTGCAAGCGCCATCTTTTCCAAGCAATTAAAACAATAGCCCAGGAAGAGGGGTTTTCAACAGTCATCGATGGGAACAATGCGGATGATATTATATCTCACAAATGGGGTTCAAAGGCAGCGAGAGAAATGGGGGTCAGGAGCCCACTAGCGGAGGTCGGATTGACTAAAGAGGAAATAAGGGCGATCTCACGAGAAATGGGATTGCCAACTGCTTACAAACCGTCAAATGCCTGCCTTGCGACAAGAATCCCATTCAATGAGAGAATCACTCTTGAGAAACTTGTTATGATCGATAAGGCGGAAACTGTTATCAGAGATATGGGGGTCAGACAAGTGCGCGTGAGACATCATGGTGTTACGGCACGTATAGAAGTTGAGCCAGATGATATGGAGATCATCGTCAAAAAAAGGCGCGAAATCGTAAGTAGCTTCAAAGAACTTGGATTCATTTATGTAACCATGGACTTAGAGGGGTTCAGGAGCGGCAGTCTGTCAATCATGCTTGACCATCAGAATGATTCTTAA
- the thsB gene encoding thermosome subunit beta, which translates to MAYSMGQGQPIIVLREGTERSRNREAQSNNIAAARAVADSVRSTLGPKGMDKMLVDSMGDIVVTNDGVTILKEMDVQHPAAKMVVEVAKTQDSECGDGTTTSVILAGELLKKAEALLDQKVHPTIVVNGYRMAAAEAVNTLEKIAIDVKADNEELLMKIASTAMMGKSVGGQKEKLAQLAVQAVKAVAENRDGKTVVDIDNIKVAKKVGGSIADTELIRGIVIDKERVHPRMPKSVKNPKIALLSAALEIKKTEVEAKIQISDPESMQKFLDEEEASLKKMVEKIKASGANVVFCQKGIDDLVQHYLAKAEIYAVRRVKESDMDKLAKATGGNIVGNLDQLEASDLGTAELVEQRKVGEEDMTFITGCKNPKSVSIIIRGGTEHVIDEVERSLHDALRVVGVTLEDGKAVAGGGAPEIEVALHLANYASSIGGREQLAIEAFADALEIIPWVLAENAGHDAIDVVLKLKSVHKSNKKGSQYFGVDLNSTEPSNMLEQNVIEPLRVKTQAIKSSAEVAGMILRIDDVIAAKRTAPPEGGPGGQYGEMPGGPMGPGMM; encoded by the coding sequence ATGGCATATTCTATGGGACAGGGTCAACCGATCATCGTACTCAGAGAAGGTACGGAAAGAAGTCGGAACCGCGAAGCACAGTCAAATAATATTGCTGCTGCACGCGCAGTTGCCGATTCAGTTCGATCGACCCTTGGGCCGAAAGGCATGGATAAAATGCTCGTTGACTCGATGGGCGACATCGTCGTCACTAACGACGGTGTGACGATTCTTAAGGAAATGGACGTCCAGCATCCAGCTGCGAAAATGGTTGTTGAGGTTGCGAAAACGCAGGATTCGGAGTGCGGGGATGGCACAACAACCTCAGTCATCCTCGCAGGTGAACTGTTGAAAAAAGCAGAAGCATTGCTCGACCAGAAGGTCCATCCAACAATCGTTGTGAATGGATATAGGATGGCTGCAGCAGAGGCCGTTAATACATTAGAGAAGATTGCAATCGATGTTAAGGCCGATAATGAAGAGCTGCTCATGAAGATCGCAAGTACGGCAATGATGGGTAAGAGCGTTGGTGGTCAAAAGGAAAAGCTCGCTCAATTAGCCGTTCAGGCCGTCAAAGCGGTCGCGGAAAACCGTGATGGAAAGACCGTTGTCGATATCGATAATATCAAGGTCGCTAAGAAAGTCGGCGGCTCGATTGCCGATACTGAGCTGATCAGGGGAATCGTCATTGATAAGGAACGTGTTCATCCCCGGATGCCAAAGTCCGTTAAGAATCCGAAAATCGCTTTGTTGAGCGCGGCACTTGAGATCAAGAAGACCGAGGTTGAGGCAAAAATCCAGATAAGTGATCCTGAATCGATGCAGAAATTCCTCGATGAAGAAGAAGCGTCGTTGAAGAAAATGGTCGAGAAGATCAAGGCATCTGGTGCGAACGTGGTTTTCTGCCAAAAAGGAATCGACGATCTCGTGCAGCACTATCTTGCCAAAGCGGAGATCTACGCAGTTCGAAGAGTCAAGGAGTCCGATATGGACAAACTAGCAAAAGCAACTGGTGGAAATATCGTTGGCAACCTTGACCAACTGGAGGCTTCTGACCTTGGGACTGCTGAACTTGTTGAGCAGAGAAAAGTTGGCGAAGAAGATATGACTTTCATCACGGGCTGCAAAAACCCAAAGTCTGTCTCCATCATCATTCGCGGTGGAACTGAACATGTCATCGACGAAGTGGAGAGGTCCCTGCACGATGCGCTTCGTGTTGTCGGAGTGACGCTCGAGGACGGAAAGGCTGTCGCTGGCGGCGGAGCTCCTGAAATCGAGGTTGCATTGCATCTAGCCAATTACGCCTCCTCCATTGGGGGCCGCGAGCAATTGGCTATTGAAGCTTTCGCTGACGCGCTGGAAATCATTCCGTGGGTACTGGCAGAAAACGCTGGTCACGACGCAATTGATGTTGTTCTCAAACTAAAGAGCGTACACAAGAGCAACAAAAAGGGATCGCAATACTTTGGAGTTGATTTGAATAGCACCGAGCCATCCAACATGCTCGAGCAGAACGTCATCGAACCGCTAAGAGTCAAAACACAAGCGATCAAATCATCGGCCGAAGTCGCAGGCATGATACTTAGAATCGATGACGTCATCGCTGCGAAGAGAACTGCACCACCTGAGGGCGGACCAGGGGGACAGTACGGGGAAATGCCAGGCGGACCCATGGGTCCGGGAATGATGTAA
- a CDS encoding GNAT family N-acetyltransferase gives MQDIEKAREMAQKAWSDMATRDAGRRISYPMRSKKIIEAYIWKEPKGCFVAEKCESIVGAAYSHVWGKLGWIGPIEVLPEFQNRGIGRALLSECEDFLRRSGCETIGIETMSHLPKNLHFYLSNGYRPDALTVIAEKPLTQKQQVRLQEYNEIEEIKHDPISIREAVRRIGSKISDGLDPFKDIEMIVERKLGSVFVWRMKRQIIGFGLLHTYLKDEEGDYASIRVILVDPDYIGSEIGFDALVRTCENESLMNGKKRIFARFPVINDLIYKKMAMNGYVIKGANIRMFKGSSFNQRGDYTILSLAG, from the coding sequence TTGCAGGACATCGAAAAAGCTCGAGAAATGGCACAGAAAGCATGGTCCGACATGGCGACTCGAGATGCGGGACGAAGGATCAGCTATCCAATGAGATCCAAGAAGATTATCGAAGCTTACATCTGGAAAGAACCGAAAGGTTGCTTTGTTGCTGAGAAATGCGAATCAATCGTTGGTGCAGCTTATTCACATGTGTGGGGTAAATTAGGATGGATAGGTCCGATTGAAGTTTTGCCGGAATTTCAAAATCGTGGGATAGGTCGCGCATTGCTCTCGGAATGTGAGGACTTTTTGAGAAGATCTGGCTGTGAGACTATTGGCATTGAAACGATGTCGCATCTTCCGAAAAATCTACATTTCTATTTGTCCAACGGATACCGTCCAGATGCCTTGACCGTAATCGCTGAAAAACCGCTTACTCAAAAGCAACAGGTGAGACTGCAGGAATACAATGAGATTGAAGAGATTAAACATGACCCAATAAGTATTAGAGAAGCGGTCAGAAGGATCGGATCGAAGATTTCTGATGGTCTCGACCCATTCAAAGACATCGAAATGATCGTGGAAAGGAAGTTAGGCTCGGTCTTTGTATGGCGTATGAAACGACAGATCATAGGCTTCGGTTTGCTCCACACCTACTTGAAAGATGAAGAGGGGGATTACGCATCCATAAGAGTTATTCTTGTTGATCCTGACTATATTGGATCCGAAATTGGCTTCGACGCGCTTGTTAGAACTTGTGAAAATGAATCACTCATGAATGGGAAAAAGAGGATTTTTGCAAGATTTCCCGTAATCAATGACCTAATTTATAAGAAAATGGCAATGAACGGTTATGTAATCAAAGGGGCGAATATCAGGATGTTCAAGGGCTCCTCCTTCAATCAGAGAGGCGATTATACCATACTTTCCCTAGCTGGCTGA
- a CDS encoding recombinase family protein translates to MRAALYVRVSTEDQAKEGFSIPAQLKRLHSYCKARGWEIAGEYVDSGYSGRDVKRPSYQKMMQEKDKWDVIVVLKMDRIHRNSKNFATMMEDLRRWGKEFNSMQESFDTTSAIGRFVMDIIQRIAQLESEQIGERVKIGMTQKARKGRGYLGFGIPYGFNYQNGTLIPIETEQQVIKRIFEWYLAGLSLNEISERLNAKGVPTKKGGKWKKGTIGKILSNPLYCGFMKWDNFVIKAPHQACISLELYNAVQEMKQIRRKLRNEKSGRNLIRIKGEGIVID, encoded by the coding sequence CTGAGAGCTGCACTCTATGTTAGGGTATCAACCGAAGACCAGGCGAAGGAAGGTTTCAGCATACCCGCCCAACTCAAACGATTGCATTCTTATTGCAAAGCTCGCGGATGGGAGATTGCCGGTGAATATGTTGATAGTGGCTATAGTGGCCGAGATGTCAAACGCCCTTCATATCAAAAAATGATGCAGGAAAAGGATAAATGGGACGTTATTGTCGTTCTAAAGATGGACAGGATACACCGTAACAGCAAGAATTTTGCGACAATGATGGAGGATCTCAGGAGATGGGGGAAGGAGTTCAATTCCATGCAGGAGTCCTTCGATACAACGAGTGCTATAGGACGATTTGTCATGGATATAATCCAGCGCATTGCTCAATTGGAGAGCGAGCAGATCGGAGAACGAGTTAAGATAGGCATGACCCAGAAAGCAAGAAAGGGAAGAGGATACCTGGGTTTTGGAATACCATATGGGTTCAACTATCAGAATGGAACACTTATCCCGATTGAAACAGAGCAACAGGTAATCAAAAGGATTTTCGAATGGTATTTAGCAGGACTGAGTCTGAACGAAATTTCTGAAAGGCTCAATGCTAAGGGTGTGCCAACGAAGAAAGGCGGAAAATGGAAGAAAGGAACAATTGGGAAAATCCTTTCAAATCCCCTCTATTGCGGGTTCATGAAATGGGATAATTTTGTCATCAAGGCTCCGCACCAGGCATGTATTTCCTTAGAGCTCTACAATGCCGTCCAGGAGATGAAGCAGATTCGAAGAAAACTCCGTAATGAAAAGAGCGGGCGTAATCTCATTCGCATTAAAGGGGAGGGAATTGTGATTGACTAG
- a CDS encoding TldD/PmbA family protein — MRDEDICQFVLDLCRNEGATDASVMVMENEEKMIRFSNNQITVIKDLDETSASIFVQIKERKVGINVYDLSRRKLKAAVKRAVETAAKSQPGDIYAPLPKGPFKYDDRLMNQREILLDSEELVGSVQEAVDAALKEGGKRIAGSLIGRNVQVTIMTSGDVFARTKKSTLELSVRAFVNEHASGHSLSIASKPEDFDPKSAGAEAGTLAKLSSNPVQGTPGKFTAILGPMVFADLANQIGRFASAFYVDAGISFLGDKIGEKIASEVVSISDDPSAAGTYGAFPFDAEGLPTKRTPILEKGVLKNYLHNSTTAKKFNTESTANAGLIVPHPFNLIVEPCNSSVEKMINSIDDGLYLTNNWYLRYQNYKTGDFSTIPRDAMFLIRKGEIERAVRELRISDNILRILKNVKELSRERKWVKWWEVDVPTLTPAVLVEQVNFTKSTN; from the coding sequence ATGAGAGATGAAGACATCTGCCAATTCGTACTTGACCTTTGCAGAAACGAAGGGGCTACAGATGCTTCCGTTATGGTGATGGAAAATGAAGAAAAGATGATCCGCTTCTCGAATAACCAGATTACAGTTATTAAGGATCTAGATGAGACATCTGCAAGCATTTTTGTCCAGATAAAAGAAAGAAAGGTAGGAATAAATGTCTATGATCTTTCGAGGAGGAAACTAAAGGCGGCAGTAAAAAGGGCTGTTGAGACCGCTGCAAAGAGCCAGCCTGGTGATATTTATGCACCGCTTCCCAAGGGTCCGTTCAAGTACGACGACCGATTAATGAACCAGAGGGAGATTTTACTAGATTCAGAAGAGCTCGTGGGCAGTGTGCAAGAAGCGGTAGATGCTGCACTTAAAGAAGGTGGCAAGAGAATTGCTGGCTCTCTAATCGGGAGGAACGTGCAAGTCACTATCATGACCAGCGGTGACGTGTTCGCGAGAACAAAAAAATCAACACTTGAACTCTCCGTTAGGGCCTTTGTAAATGAGCATGCCTCTGGACATTCACTTTCAATCGCTTCAAAACCAGAGGATTTCGACCCGAAATCCGCAGGTGCTGAAGCAGGGACATTGGCCAAGCTCTCGTCGAACCCCGTGCAAGGAACCCCTGGCAAATTCACCGCGATCCTCGGTCCCATGGTCTTTGCAGATCTCGCAAACCAAATTGGGAGATTCGCATCGGCGTTCTATGTGGATGCGGGCATATCGTTTCTCGGCGATAAGATTGGTGAGAAGATCGCGTCAGAAGTTGTCAGCATCTCTGATGACCCGTCAGCTGCTGGAACCTATGGCGCATTTCCATTTGATGCAGAAGGGTTGCCAACGAAACGAACACCAATCCTGGAAAAAGGTGTCCTCAAGAACTACTTACATAATAGCACAACAGCGAAGAAATTCAATACAGAGAGCACGGCCAATGCAGGTCTAATCGTACCTCATCCTTTCAACCTGATTGTTGAACCATGTAATTCAAGCGTTGAGAAAATGATCAACTCGATCGATGATGGCCTCTACTTGACGAATAATTGGTACCTGAGATATCAAAACTACAAAACTGGAGATTTCTCGACGATTCCCAGAGACGCCATGTTTCTAATAAGAAAAGGGGAGATCGAGAGGGCTGTAAGAGAATTGAGAATCAGCGACAATATTCTGCGGATTCTCAAAAACGTGAAAGAACTGTCGCGAGAAAGAAAATGGGTCAAGTGGTGGGAGGTCGACGTCCCAACTCTTACGCCGGCAGTGCTCGTCGAACAGGTTAATTTTACAAAATCGACAAATTGA
- a CDS encoding recombinase family protein, whose amino-acid sequence MAIYIRVSTEDQAKEGFSLDAQKERLIAYCEAQGWEIADIYCDDGHSGRNTRRPAYQRMMQEKDKWDMILVLKMDRIHRNSKNFMIMMETLEKWGKKFASMQESFDTSNAVGRFVVDIIQRIAQLESEQIGERTYMGMAQKAESGKGLLGFYPPFGYRFVDGQLTVVDDEAGIVLDIFQSYLRGEKMREIAWRLNRHEIATRRGGRWTIWSISRILKNPIYAGYLRWDGRLIKGSHVPIVPANLFNAVQSIIEDRSFVRDKRQVCKLPQ is encoded by the coding sequence GTGGCGATTTACATTAGAGTTTCCACTGAAGACCAGGCAAAGGAAGGTTTTTCACTCGATGCTCAGAAAGAGAGGCTGATCGCGTATTGCGAAGCCCAAGGATGGGAAATTGCGGATATCTATTGCGATGATGGACATAGCGGAAGAAACACTCGCAGACCAGCTTATCAGAGAATGATGCAGGAAAAGGATAAATGGGACATGATCCTCGTTTTGAAAATGGATCGAATTCATAGAAACAGCAAGAATTTCATGATTATGATGGAGACTCTTGAGAAATGGGGTAAGAAATTTGCTAGCATGCAGGAATCTTTTGATACATCAAATGCCGTCGGACGTTTTGTTGTTGACATCATCCAGAGAATCGCCCAATTGGAGAGCGAACAGATCGGGGAGAGGACTTATATGGGTATGGCTCAGAAAGCTGAGTCGGGCAAGGGTCTGCTCGGTTTTTATCCGCCTTTTGGCTACAGATTTGTGGACGGACAACTGACTGTTGTAGATGATGAGGCCGGGATTGTTTTAGATATTTTCCAAAGTTATCTTAGGGGGGAGAAAATGCGCGAGATTGCGTGGCGACTCAATAGGCATGAAATTGCAACCAGACGAGGTGGCCGTTGGACTATTTGGTCTATCAGCCGGATACTCAAGAATCCTATCTACGCTGGCTACCTGCGGTGGGACGGACGTTTGATAAAGGGATCGCACGTTCCGATCGTGCCTGCAAACCTCTTTAACGCCGTCCAGAGTATTATTGAGGACCGCAGCTTCGTTCGAGACAAGCGGCAAGTTTGCAAGCTCCCTCAATGA
- a CDS encoding replication factor C large subunit, with amino-acid sequence MSTNKDSGDWTEIYRPRTLDDIVGNPKAIQELKEWALDWENGHPKKKAAVLIGSPGTGKTSAALAVANDFGWGIIEMNASDQRNAEAIRKIALRGAMTDTFTDDGEFLSSKEGCLKLIVLDEADNIFGKEDYGGIPAIVELIKATKQPVILIVNDFYALSKRSGIIKSETKQIKFNRLHPNSIKSVLKKIMKDRGLRIDEKALELIASNANGDLRSAIRDLQAVALGRTEVKEKNVAILNERQIMKSMYDLLVEILHGTNPDRARSVFMEVNEAPDYVMLWIDENIPLEYRDHNDLYHAYHILSRSDVFLGRVRKRQYYGFWSYAIDLMTYGVCASKKRKYKEFAKYRFPLYLMKMSRSRSLRTIRDNISAKLGALCHCSASTARDELLPYIQYVSENDREFVIRIAIELGLDAEELAFLLNEKIDSNKIRHLLTEIQKVTDIEKRPIREIEIEASYIASDRSAEDEQSTEDQPTRQRSLFEY; translated from the coding sequence ATGAGCACAAATAAAGATAGTGGCGATTGGACTGAAATCTACAGGCCTAGAACACTGGATGATATCGTTGGTAACCCCAAAGCGATACAAGAGCTGAAGGAATGGGCGCTTGATTGGGAAAACGGCCATCCAAAGAAAAAAGCTGCCGTACTGATCGGTAGCCCAGGGACGGGGAAGACGAGCGCTGCTCTCGCCGTTGCAAATGATTTTGGATGGGGCATCATTGAAATGAACGCATCTGATCAGCGCAACGCAGAAGCGATTCGAAAGATTGCGCTCAGAGGTGCAATGACAGATACTTTTACAGATGATGGGGAATTTCTCTCGTCTAAAGAAGGATGTTTAAAACTTATTGTACTCGACGAAGCAGACAATATCTTCGGCAAGGAAGATTATGGAGGAATACCTGCTATCGTCGAACTTATTAAAGCGACCAAACAGCCAGTCATCCTAATTGTCAATGATTTTTATGCGTTGAGTAAGAGGAGCGGGATAATCAAATCGGAAACAAAGCAGATCAAATTCAATCGCCTCCATCCAAATTCGATAAAATCAGTCCTCAAGAAAATCATGAAGGATCGTGGGTTGAGAATTGATGAAAAAGCCCTTGAGTTGATAGCAAGCAATGCAAACGGAGATCTTCGATCCGCGATTCGAGACTTGCAAGCAGTCGCGCTCGGCAGGACGGAAGTCAAAGAAAAAAACGTTGCAATCTTAAATGAAAGACAGATCATGAAATCCATGTACGATCTTTTGGTTGAGATACTTCATGGCACTAATCCTGATAGGGCGAGATCGGTTTTCATGGAAGTGAATGAAGCTCCTGATTATGTAATGCTTTGGATCGATGAAAACATCCCGCTTGAGTACAGAGATCATAATGATCTTTATCATGCTTATCACATTTTGTCAAGATCAGACGTTTTCTTGGGAAGGGTTAGAAAGAGACAGTATTACGGTTTCTGGTCCTATGCGATTGATCTGATGACCTACGGTGTCTGTGCTTCAAAGAAGAGAAAATACAAAGAATTCGCGAAATACCGATTCCCGCTCTATCTGATGAAAATGTCTCGTTCGAGGAGCTTGAGAACAATAAGAGACAATATATCAGCAAAATTAGGAGCGCTGTGCCACTGCTCCGCATCGACAGCGAGAGATGAACTGTTACCCTATATTCAATATGTTTCTGAAAACGACAGGGAGTTCGTAATAAGAATTGCCATTGAATTGGGACTCGATGCGGAAGAATTGGCCTTCCTCTTAAATGAGAAGATAGACTCGAACAAGATCAGACATTTATTGACAGAGATTCAGAAGGTTACCGATATTGAAAAGAGACCTATCAGAGAGATCGAAATTGAAGCTTCATACATTGCCAGCGATCGTTCGGCTGAAGATGAACAATCCACCGAAGATCAGCCAACACGGCAGCGTAGCCTTTTTGAATATTGA
- a CDS encoding radical SAM protein: protein MYDLYSFENGNPIRSANFPTIREKICKSSLVPSRLPGLNYALNPYRGCEHGCLYCYGPSVLKLKRGSWATEIEVKINLPDILRREIVNKTGIVGIGTVTDPYQPIERNYCITRKSLEIISRSELKASILTKSDLILRDADLISRMCGAEAGITITTIDDDFASQFEPHAPPPSKRIETLKKLSELEIDTYAMIGPILPIVTEDRLGALISEIASTGTKRVMVDKLRLRPDMMETLISCDLMEDSHFKEEFLNKARSNSFYQRIQREIFGLCKKNQIHFERAF from the coding sequence ATGTATGACCTTTATTCGTTCGAAAATGGAAATCCAATTCGTAGTGCCAATTTCCCTACTATAAGAGAAAAGATATGCAAATCATCTCTTGTTCCTTCAAGACTCCCTGGTTTAAATTATGCGCTGAATCCATACAGAGGATGTGAGCACGGATGCCTCTACTGTTACGGACCATCTGTGCTCAAACTCAAAAGAGGATCATGGGCGACTGAAATTGAGGTCAAGATCAATTTGCCGGATATTTTAAGACGAGAGATCGTCAATAAGACAGGTATCGTTGGAATTGGAACTGTAACTGATCCATATCAGCCAATTGAACGCAATTACTGCATCACAAGAAAAAGTCTCGAGATCATTTCACGTTCGGAATTAAAAGCGAGCATACTGACCAAATCTGACCTTATATTAAGGGATGCGGATTTAATTTCTAGAATGTGCGGTGCTGAGGCGGGGATCACAATTACGACAATCGATGATGATTTTGCAAGTCAGTTCGAACCGCATGCCCCTCCACCGTCCAAAAGAATTGAGACTTTAAAGAAGCTATCGGAATTAGAGATCGACACCTATGCCATGATCGGACCGATACTACCTATTGTCACAGAAGATCGCCTAGGGGCCCTCATCTCGGAGATTGCGTCGACAGGCACTAAACGCGTTATGGTTGACAAGTTGCGTTTGAGACCGGATATGATGGAAACACTTATTTCATGTGATTTGATGGAGGATTCTCATTTTAAAGAGGAGTTCCTTAATAAAGCACGTTCAAATTCCTTCTATCAGAGAATTCAACGGGAAATTTTCGGGCTTTGCAAGAAAAATCAAATCCACTTTGAAAGGGCATTCTAG
- a CDS encoding Nre family DNA repair protein, which translates to MFKDPAFFIGKKTSGSLCVLCKGSKLLCGKDRCPLMLKFYSHAKTKRLIDGIDLFGDSPPGVFVGRYGYPKVDIGPLVPPLSGDTSIMDTPELWVGKTIEEIVDFRFSLVRGKYKIDVADISSPSRIVDQTRELALAINPIGVEAKFEKPPSGRIVLDDEVQPFGPSGKLKKLSIEYPKFDQKIEKAYYDTDLRAVEAVVGLYQQGVMISRIQKAFSVGAFGIERNRRFVPTRWSITAVDDLIGKALLKKTKTYPLIDEFRIYDWEQLDNRWIVLLLPTTWRYELIEAWYPNTAWNPSGKQIEIISDHEFYNGRKEYAQIGGCYYAARLAVNELLERERRQAGAVIFREAHPGYIMPVGVWNVRENVRMALNQRPFRFSRLEDALRYISSRMDIPIDVWIKHSEILRDTLHQRRIEEYV; encoded by the coding sequence ATGTTTAAAGATCCAGCCTTTTTCATCGGGAAAAAAACATCTGGATCTCTCTGTGTTTTGTGTAAGGGATCAAAATTGCTCTGTGGGAAAGACCGATGTCCATTAATGCTCAAATTCTACTCCCACGCAAAGACTAAGAGACTCATCGACGGCATCGATCTATTTGGCGATTCACCACCAGGGGTATTTGTTGGTCGGTATGGATATCCAAAGGTAGACATCGGTCCCCTCGTGCCTCCGTTATCTGGTGATACATCGATTATGGATACTCCTGAGTTATGGGTTGGAAAAACGATTGAAGAGATCGTAGATTTCAGGTTTTCCCTGGTCAGAGGGAAATACAAGATTGATGTCGCAGATATCAGCTCGCCATCAAGAATCGTTGATCAAACGAGGGAGCTCGCTCTTGCGATCAATCCAATCGGTGTGGAAGCAAAATTCGAAAAACCACCATCAGGTAGAATTGTGCTTGATGATGAGGTTCAGCCATTCGGACCATCTGGAAAACTAAAAAAACTCAGCATTGAATATCCAAAGTTCGATCAAAAGATCGAAAAGGCATACTATGATACAGATCTGCGCGCGGTAGAAGCGGTAGTTGGTCTCTATCAACAGGGAGTTATGATATCCCGGATACAGAAGGCATTCAGTGTTGGGGCTTTTGGAATCGAAAGGAACAGAAGGTTTGTTCCAACCCGATGGAGCATCACTGCCGTAGATGACTTAATAGGGAAAGCTCTCCTCAAAAAAACAAAAACCTATCCATTGATTGACGAATTCCGAATTTATGACTGGGAACAACTCGACAACCGCTGGATCGTGCTGTTACTTCCTACTACGTGGAGATATGAGTTAATTGAAGCATGGTATCCTAATACCGCATGGAATCCATCGGGGAAACAGATTGAGATTATAAGTGACCACGAATTTTACAACGGCAGGAAAGAATATGCACAGATCGGAGGTTGCTATTATGCAGCACGTCTTGCTGTTAACGAATTACTTGAAAGGGAGAGGAGACAAGCGGGAGCTGTAATTTTCAGGGAAGCACATCCGGGTTACATCATGCCCGTTGGTGTCTGGAATGTGAGGGAAAATGTTAGGATGGCATTAAACCAGCGACCGTTTAGATTCAGCAGACTCGAAGATGCCCTTAGATACATTTCTTCGCGAATGGACATTCCGATTGATGTCTGGATCAAACACAGCGAGATCCTCAGAGACACACTGCATCAGCGGAGAATTGAAGAGTATGTATGA
- the larB gene encoding nickel pincer cofactor biosynthesis protein LarB, with product MKIREILAQFKRGEISIEEAERLLKLDFLERIGDHTIFDHAREARRGIPEIILGESKPPEVVSEIIRRVMENKRVIIVSRASRAHFDAVVDAIGSEGVKWEERAKMIVINRGGLCAKEGIIGILAAGTSDISVAEEARIVAETMGCHVMTAYDVGIAAFHRFVDPLESMLKNGCDAIVVVAGMEGALASVVSSLSDVPVIGVPTSVGYGMGGKGEAALLSMLQTCSPGLVVVNIDNGVGAGATAALISLRSRRSKSEK from the coding sequence ATGAAGATTCGTGAAATACTGGCGCAGTTCAAAAGAGGGGAAATCAGTATTGAAGAAGCAGAGAGACTACTCAAATTGGACTTCCTTGAGCGGATTGGCGACCACACGATCTTTGATCATGCCCGGGAAGCCCGTCGTGGCATTCCAGAGATCATACTGGGAGAGAGTAAACCTCCAGAGGTCGTGTCGGAGATTATCCGCAGGGTGATGGAAAACAAGAGAGTCATCATCGTCTCGAGGGCATCAAGGGCCCATTTTGACGCGGTCGTCGATGCAATAGGATCTGAGGGAGTCAAATGGGAAGAAAGAGCAAAAATGATCGTTATAAATCGGGGTGGGCTCTGCGCAAAAGAGGGGATAATAGGAATACTTGCGGCAGGAACTTCCGACATTTCTGTAGCTGAGGAAGCTCGGATCGTGGCTGAGACGATGGGATGCCATGTCATGACTGCATACGATGTAGGGATCGCCGCTTTTCATCGTTTTGTTGATCCATTGGAGTCGATGCTAAAAAATGGCTGTGATGCAATTGTTGTCGTCGCGGGAATGGAAGGGGCGCTCGCTTCCGTTGTTTCAAGTCTCAGCGATGTACCTGTTATTGGCGTTCCTACATCAGTGGGTTATGGGATGGGAGGAAAAGGCGAGGCCGCACTCCTTTCAATGCTTCAGACGTGTTCTCCTGGGCTTGTAGTTGTCAATATCGATAACGGAGTTGGAGCCGGTGCGACTGCCGCCCTGATTAGCCTCCGCTCAAGACGTTCGAAGAGCGAAAAGTGA